The stretch of DNA GGTATTTAGCGAAGCTAGTGCAACTTCGTGTGTCTGTCGCGATCTGCGAGCAAGTAGGCGATCCAGCCACTTCAAAGGGGCCAGTTGATCGCAAAGTTGTCCGTCTCGTCACCCCAGGGACTTTGACTGATGAAGCCTTGCTACAAGAGAAGCAAGATAATTTACTTGCCGCACTCTATCAAGGCAAAGCGGGATATGGTTACGCGACTCTTGATATCGCATCCGGCCGTTTTGTGGTCACAGAGCTGAAAGATACCGAGTCTCTGGAAGCTGAATTGCAAAGAACCAATCCGGCAGAATTGCTTTATAGCGAAGACTTTTCACAAATGAGTCTTATTGCAGGCATGAATGGCACTCGCCGTCGACCCGAGTGGGAATTTGATTTTGAGACTTGCCACCGTTTGCTGCTAAGTCAATTTGGCACTAAAGACCTTAAAGGTTTCGGTATTGAAGATGCCAGACTGTCACTGCAAGCTGCAGGTTGCCTAATGCAGTATGTGAAAGATACTCAGCGTACAGCATTACCACATATAAACTCTATCATACGTTTTAACCAAGCTGACAGCATCATACTTGATGCTGCGACGCGTCGTAATTTAGAGTTAACAGTAAACCTGCAAGGCGGACAAACTAACACCTTAGCCTCTGTATTAGATAATACAGTTACAGCTATGGGTAGCCGCATGCTACAGCGCTGGTTGCATCAGCCACTGCGTGATCACCAAGTCATAAATGCTCGACAGTCATCTATTGCCGAGTTAATTACCAGTGAGCATTACCTTACCCTTGCTGAAGACTTAAAAGCGTTAGGTGACGTTGAGCGAATAACAGCTCGTATCGCCCTTCGCAATGCCCGACCAAGAGATTTTGCGCGCTTACGTCAAGCATTAGGCTTGTTACCGCAACTACAGCAAACGCTTAAGTCGACAACAGTTCCTCACCTTCAATACCTGTCTCAAGTCATTGGCGAGTTCCCTGAGGAACTAGTCTTGCTGTCAAATGCCATTGTCGATAATCCACCAATGCTTATTCGTGATGGTGGTGTAATACGTGACGGTTATGATGCAGAGCTTGATGAATGGCGTGTACTAAGCGCCGGTGCTACCGATTACCTTGCCCAGTTGGAAGCTCGAGAGAAAGAACAAACAGGGATATCTACCCTAAAAGTCGGCTACAACCGAGTACATGGATACTACATTGAAGTCAGCCGCCGCGAATCAGATCTGGTGCCCTTGAGTTATCAACGCCGTCAAACGCTAAAAAACACAGAGCGTTATATCATTGCGGAACTGAAAGAACACGAAGAAAAAGTCCTTTCAAGCCAAGGTAAAGCACTCGCATTAGAAAAACAGTTATGGGAACAGTTATTTGACCTCCTATTGCCGAAAATACATGAGCTGCAAGAGTTTGCCAAAGCCGCGGCTGAATTGGATGTCTTGTGTAACTTTGCTGAACGCGCTGAAACACTTAACTACGCCTGCCCAGAACTATCAGAAGCTTCAGGAATACATATAGAAGCAGGTCGCCATCCTGTTGTCGAGCAAGTAAGTCAAAGTCCCTTTATAGCGAACCCAGTAACGCTAGATGACCAACGTAAAATGCTGATTGTTACCGGTCCAAACATGGGGGGTAAGTCCACCTATATGAGGCAGATAGCCTTAATCACCTTGATGGCACATATTGGTTGTTACGTTCCTGCGGAGCATGCCGTAATTGGCCCTGTCGATAGAATATTTACCCGTATTGGCGCGTCAGACGATCTCGCTTCTGGACGATCGACTTTTATGGTCGAGATGACCGAAACGGCGAATATCCTTCATAATGCAACGCCAAACAGTCTGGTCTTAATGGATGAGATTGGCCGTGGTACATCTACCTACGATGGCTTATCATTGGCATGGTCGGCTGCAGAGTATTTAGCCAAAAACCTTAACGCAATGACGCTATTTGCAACGCATTACTTTGAGTTAACCCAGCTTCCTGAGCTGATGGATAACGTCGAAAATGTGCATCTGGATGCCGTTGAACATGGTGATTCAATCGTGTTTATGCATGCGGTGCAAGAGGGCCCAGCCAGTCGAAGTTACGGATTGCAGGTTGCCGCACTTGCAGGTGTGCCAAACAGCGTCATAAGTGCTGCCAAACAAAAGCTTCACCATTTAGAAAGCCGCGATCAGGCAATGGAGCAGTCGCAAAATGGTCAGATTTTGGCTCAACAAGCCATCAGTTTACCAACACAAGCATCATCAGCTGTGATTGAGGCACTTGAAAAGCTCAATCCCGATGAACTGACACCAAGGCAAGCGCTCGATTATCTTTATCACTTAAAAAAGTTGTCACTGTAATAATATAAGTCTCTTTGCTTTAAGCAATAGAAACAAAAAAGGCGCCAGCGGCGCCTTTTCTTTATCTACCGGTTGCTAAATTCTAAAAATAGCCTCAACAGATAGACCTTGGGCGCCTAACAAATCTTTTAAGCGCTTTAATGCTTCAACTTGAATTTGGCGTACACGCTCACGGGTTAAGCCAATCTCTTTACCGACGTTTTCAAGTGTTGATGGCTCATAGCCTAATAAACCAAATCGGCGCGCTAGCACTTCTCTTTGCTTGGTATTAAGTTCATCTAACCACTTCACTACTGATTTCGACATATCTTCATCTTGAACCTTATAATCAGGTCCAACATTGTCGTCATCAGCTAATACATCCAGTAACGCCTTATCACTTTCGCCACCCAACGGGGTATCAACTGAGGTGATGCGTTCGTTTAACTTGAGCATACGACTGACATCGCTGCTTGATAGATCGAGTTTATCTGCAATTTCTTCTGCGGTAGGCTCATGGTCTAATTTTTGAGCTAGCTCTCGTGCTGTACGCAGGTAAACATTAAGCTCTTTTACGACATGGATGGGTAATCGAATCGTACGAGTCTGATTCATAATTGCTCGTTCGATTGTTTGTCTAATCCACCACGTCGCATAAGTTGAGAATCTGAAACCACGTTCAGGATCGAACTTCTCTACGGCACGGATTAAGCCCAAATTACCTTCTTCAATAAGATCGAGCAGCGCTAAGCCACGATTATTATATCGACGTGCAATTTTTACGACTAATCTGAGGTTACTTTCGATCATGCGGTTGCGGGATTTTTCACAGCCTTTAAGTGACTTGCGTGAAAAAAACACCTCTTCTTCTGCGCTGAGAAGGGGGGAAAATCCTATTTCACCTAGATACAGTTGTGTCGCATCGAGGTTTTTTTGTAAATCGTCTTGTACTTGTTGCTCCAACTCTGCTTCTTTAACTTCCTTTTTATTGACGTCTGATGTTAATCCTTTTACAGAAGTATTCGTAGGTTTTTCTGCCACTACGGCATTATTTGTTCTGCCCATAATATATCTCCCAAATTTCATATTTAACTACTGCACTGTACTGTCCTCCGATTTGCCAAACTGGCAGCCTAATCAACTATTGCTTAGGCAAATATTTAAGTGGGTTTACTGACTTCCCATGATAACGGATCTCAAAATGTAGCATGACCCGATTAGTGCCGGTATTACCCATTTCAGCAACTGTCTGTCCAACATTAACAAGTTGCTTTTCTTTTACTAAGATCTTATCAGCATGTGCATATGCACTTAGATAATCGTCACTATGCTTTATAATAACTAAATTACCATAACCTCGTAGTGCACTTCCTGCATAAACCACTCTACCACTAGCAGCAGCTTTAATTGCATCACCACGATTACCCGCGATCTTTATTCCTTTATTTCCCTGCTCTTTGGCTGAGAAAGTTCCAATCACCTTACCTTTCACAGGCCAGAACCACCGACTTACCTTTTTAGGTAAGGTTGACTCTCGCTTGTGGATAACAGGGTTAACAACTTGTTGACTGCTTGTTACAGAGTACGCAGGCTTTGCAACTTGATCAAGCTGTTTTTTTGACGCTGTTTTAGTCGTTTTTTTATCAACGGAATTAGGCTTAACACTTTGTTTACTAACAGCTTTAGTGTTCTTCGCTGTCGATTTAACAGCTGTTTTTGACGTTTTTTTGGCAGTATTAGTATTTGTAACAGATTTTTTAGAGCGAAAACTCAATACCTGTCCAGGGTAGATGGTATAAGGCTTTCGCAGGTTATTGACCTTAGCAACATCAGCAAAATCTTTATTTGCCCCCCAAGAGATAGAGTACAAGGTATCGCCCTGTTTAACTTTATATCGGCTACTGGTAATCGAACCTCTGTCATAAGACGGCTTTATCGGGGAGTTCAAGGATTCCACGGGTGCGGGGCGCTCAGCTTGGAAGCTGCAACCTGATAATGCAAAAGTAAAAATGATACAGAAGTACGCAATAAACTTCATATGACTCGGCTACCCCAAATCGCAAATCTGCGACCATGACTTAAAATTTAGGACAAGGACTACAACAAGAGTAACAATAAAGTTAAGCAAGTTCACCACTCACTAATGGCACAAATCGCACAACCTCTATTGCCTCTGACACACATTTATCACCCACACGAGTGACTTTCAGTAATTGCTGAGATGCTTCTCCTACAGGGATAACAAGCACACCACCCTCTGCTAGCTGTTCTATTAACGCGCTAGGCACACTCGCAGCAGCAGCGGTGACCATAATCGCATCATAAGGCCCTTTACTCGGCCAGCCTTGCCAACCGTCGCCATATTTAAAAGCAATATTATGTAGATCAAGCTTTTTTAAACGTTGTCTTGCTTGAATTTGTAGGCTCTTAATCCGTTCAACAGTACATAGCTGTGGTACTAACTGAGCTAATATTGCCGCTTGATAACCTGAACCAGTGCCTATTTCTAGCACCTTTTTCGGTTTACTTTGCAATAAAATCTCGGTCATCCTGGCAACAATATAAGGTTGCGATATGGTCTGTCCTTGACCAATTGGCAGTGCCGTATTTTCATAGGCTTTATGCCCTAGCGCAGCATCTAAAAAACGCTCTCTTGGCGTATTAGCCACCGCTTTTAAAACTGACTCTTGACGGATGCCAGCTTCATACAGACTTTTTGCTAGATTCAAAGCTGACGTTGACGCGAGCCGGTTCATAAATAACGGTTCCAATAGTATTAAAATTATTTGTCTACAACTCTACGGTTGCTAACCAAGTCGTCATTGCCGCTAACTGCTCAAAGGCGGTTAAGTCGACAGTCAATGGCGTTATAGAAACATAGCCGTTGGCAACAGCATAAAAGTCAGTACCTTCACTTGCGTCTTGTTGATCACCTGGCGGGCCTAACCAAAATATCTCTTTGCCTGCGGGATCTTGTGTCCTGATCATCCCTTCAGCTCTATGCCTTGCACCCAATCGAGTGATCTTGATGCCTTTAACATCAGTAATAGGCAGGTCAGGCACATTGATATTCAAAATCTTATCTTGCGCAATAGGTTGTTTCTGTAAGCCTTTAACAATTTTCAACGCAAAATAAGCTGCTGTTTCATAATGTTTTAACTCAGAGCCCACAAGCGAAATAGCTATCGCTGGAAAGCCTAAGAAGCGGCCCTCCATTGCTGCCGCAACAGTGCCAGAATAGAGAGTATCATCGCCCATATTTGCACCAGCGTTGATCCCCGACACTACCATGTCTGGTTCATCTTGATACAACTCTCTTATCGCAAGGTGTACACAATCAGTTGGAGTGCCGCTCACCGAGATATAACCATTGTCTAACTTATTCAGCCGCAGTGGATTGGTCAAGGTCAGCGAGTTACTCGCACCAGAGCAGTTACGATCTGGGCCAACAGTTAAGGTTTCTGCTATCTGCTTTAACGCGTTTGTCAAAGCAACGATACCTTCGGCATTTACACCATCATCGTTACTAATTAAAATTTTCATTCTGTTGCAACGAGTTCCTGTTGTGCCGCTAGCATTTGTTTTCTAGCCACCTCTTGCACATCTTGATACTCAAACAGTTCTCGTAAGACAGAAGTAGCATAAGAGCCTGATGGTAAAGCAAATTTAAGCGTAATGGTATCTTCTTCAATTTGATACTGTAAATGCTGTGGTTCAAGTAGCAGAGCACGACGCTCCTGACTTAGCCCCGCATGTTCTAATCCATCACGATCAATCGCTAAGTCTTCAAGCGCGTTTGCTTCCACTTCAGCGGCGTCAGCTTGAGCTAATGGCAAACCACGCCCCCACATAGGAGCCGAGAGTTGGATATCTTTTTTGGCCAAACGTGCGGTTAAGGTTTCATCCCATTGCTCGGCAATGAAATAGCTCTTGCTACCCGCCAGCATGACACAATCACCGCTTAGCGTCGCAATGCCATGTGAGGCTAATCTCGCGGATGTAGCCACATTAAACACATTCGAGCGAACAGCAGAAAGATACATACTGCGTTTATTGCGGTCTTTAACATTGCGACCGCCAAACATCTGCCGACCAAATACAAGGTTCTTGCCTTCATGACCAAAACGTTGCTCACCAAAATAATTGGGGACACCTATTTGAGTTATCTTTTCCAACCGAGCGACAACATCGTCAATCTCAGTGACGTTTCTCAATACTAAGGTGAAACGGTTTCCCGCCAAAGCCCCTATCCGTAATTTTTTGCCATGACGAGAAGCGGTCATCACTGTGATTTTGTCACTGTTAAGTGCTTGCCAATTAGGTGTTTCTTTACCTGGGATACGAACACCAAACCATTGTTCGGTCACTGCATGTTTATCTTTTTGCCCTGCGTAAGTCACCTCTTTTGGATGAACATGAGCAAAACTTGAGAGCATTTTTGCGACTTCGAGTGTATTAAGGCCATCTTTGCGAATGTGTAGCAGGTGGTGCTCGCCCTCGCCTGTTGGCACAAAAGGCAGAATTTCTTGTACTAAGAAATCACTATTATGTGTTCTTAGATCAGCAGTAGCTGCGGGCTTACCGTGTAAATAATGAAGTTCGCTCATATCTCTATAATCTCTTTATATCTTTGCCAGCAGCACTACAGCTTCAACTGCAATACCTTCTTTTCTGCCTGTGAAACCAAGCTTCTCTGTCGTTGTCGCTTTAACATTAATATCGCCAATATCAGACTGCAGATCCGCAGCTAACAAACAACGAATACTTTCTATATGTGGTGCCATCTTTGGGGCTTGCGCAATAATGGTCACATCCAAATTTGATAACGAAAAGCCTAAATCCAGCACCAATTTATAACAGTGCCTCAGCAAGACCCGGCTGTCAGCGCCTTTAAACTGGGCGTCAGTATCCGGAAAGTGCTTACCTATATCACCCAATGCCATTGCACCGAGTATTGCATCAGAAATGGCATGTAACACCACATCACCATCTGAGTGCGCAATAAGACCAACATCGAAAGGGACAACAACGCCGCCTAAGATCAATGGTGGTTCGCCGCCAAATTTATGCACATCGAACCCATGGCCAATTCTAAT from Shewanella sp. Choline-02u-19 encodes:
- the mutS gene encoding DNA mismatch repair protein MutS — protein: MTAIDPQNLEKHTPMMRQYLTLKAENPDMLLFYRMGDFYELFYEDAKLASELLGISLTARGKSGGDPIPMAGLPYHAVEGYLAKLVQLRVSVAICEQVGDPATSKGPVDRKVVRLVTPGTLTDEALLQEKQDNLLAALYQGKAGYGYATLDIASGRFVVTELKDTESLEAELQRTNPAELLYSEDFSQMSLIAGMNGTRRRPEWEFDFETCHRLLLSQFGTKDLKGFGIEDARLSLQAAGCLMQYVKDTQRTALPHINSIIRFNQADSIILDAATRRNLELTVNLQGGQTNTLASVLDNTVTAMGSRMLQRWLHQPLRDHQVINARQSSIAELITSEHYLTLAEDLKALGDVERITARIALRNARPRDFARLRQALGLLPQLQQTLKSTTVPHLQYLSQVIGEFPEELVLLSNAIVDNPPMLIRDGGVIRDGYDAELDEWRVLSAGATDYLAQLEAREKEQTGISTLKVGYNRVHGYYIEVSRRESDLVPLSYQRRQTLKNTERYIIAELKEHEEKVLSSQGKALALEKQLWEQLFDLLLPKIHELQEFAKAAAELDVLCNFAERAETLNYACPELSEASGIHIEAGRHPVVEQVSQSPFIANPVTLDDQRKMLIVTGPNMGGKSTYMRQIALITLMAHIGCYVPAEHAVIGPVDRIFTRIGASDDLASGRSTFMVEMTETANILHNATPNSLVLMDEIGRGTSTYDGLSLAWSAAEYLAKNLNAMTLFATHYFELTQLPELMDNVENVHLDAVEHGDSIVFMHAVQEGPASRSYGLQVAALAGVPNSVISAAKQKLHHLESRDQAMEQSQNGQILAQQAISLPTQASSAVIEALEKLNPDELTPRQALDYLYHLKKLSL
- the rpoS gene encoding RNA polymerase sigma factor RpoS, giving the protein MGRTNNAVVAEKPTNTSVKGLTSDVNKKEVKEAELEQQVQDDLQKNLDATQLYLGEIGFSPLLSAEEEVFFSRKSLKGCEKSRNRMIESNLRLVVKIARRYNNRGLALLDLIEEGNLGLIRAVEKFDPERGFRFSTYATWWIRQTIERAIMNQTRTIRLPIHVVKELNVYLRTARELAQKLDHEPTAEEIADKLDLSSSDVSRMLKLNERITSVDTPLGGESDKALLDVLADDDNVGPDYKVQDEDMSKSVVKWLDELNTKQREVLARRFGLLGYEPSTLENVGKEIGLTRERVRQIQVEALKRLKDLLGAQGLSVEAIFRI
- a CDS encoding peptidoglycan DD-metalloendopeptidase family protein; translation: MKFIAYFCIIFTFALSGCSFQAERPAPVESLNSPIKPSYDRGSITSSRYKVKQGDTLYSISWGANKDFADVAKVNNLRKPYTIYPGQVLSFRSKKSVTNTNTAKKTSKTAVKSTAKNTKAVSKQSVKPNSVDKKTTKTASKKQLDQVAKPAYSVTSSQQVVNPVIHKRESTLPKKVSRWFWPVKGKVIGTFSAKEQGNKGIKIAGNRGDAIKAAASGRVVYAGSALRGYGNLVIIKHSDDYLSAYAHADKILVKEKQLVNVGQTVAEMGNTGTNRVMLHFEIRYHGKSVNPLKYLPKQ
- a CDS encoding protein-L-isoaspartate(D-aspartate) O-methyltransferase, yielding MNRLASTSALNLAKSLYEAGIRQESVLKAVANTPRERFLDAALGHKAYENTALPIGQGQTISQPYIVARMTEILLQSKPKKVLEIGTGSGYQAAILAQLVPQLCTVERIKSLQIQARQRLKKLDLHNIAFKYGDGWQGWPSKGPYDAIMVTAAAASVPSALIEQLAEGGVLVIPVGEASQQLLKVTRVGDKCVSEAIEVVRFVPLVSGELA
- the surE gene encoding 5'/3'-nucleotidase SurE, with the translated sequence MKILISNDDGVNAEGIVALTNALKQIAETLTVGPDRNCSGASNSLTLTNPLRLNKLDNGYISVSGTPTDCVHLAIRELYQDEPDMVVSGINAGANMGDDTLYSGTVAAAMEGRFLGFPAIAISLVGSELKHYETAAYFALKIVKGLQKQPIAQDKILNINVPDLPITDVKGIKITRLGARHRAEGMIRTQDPAGKEIFWLGPPGDQQDASEGTDFYAVANGYVSITPLTVDLTAFEQLAAMTTWLATVEL
- the truD gene encoding tRNA pseudouridine(13) synthase TruD, yielding MSELHYLHGKPAATADLRTHNSDFLVQEILPFVPTGEGEHHLLHIRKDGLNTLEVAKMLSSFAHVHPKEVTYAGQKDKHAVTEQWFGVRIPGKETPNWQALNSDKITVMTASRHGKKLRIGALAGNRFTLVLRNVTEIDDVVARLEKITQIGVPNYFGEQRFGHEGKNLVFGRQMFGGRNVKDRNKRSMYLSAVRSNVFNVATSARLASHGIATLSGDCVMLAGSKSYFIAEQWDETLTARLAKKDIQLSAPMWGRGLPLAQADAAEVEANALEDLAIDRDGLEHAGLSQERRALLLEPQHLQYQIEEDTITLKFALPSGSYATSVLRELFEYQDVQEVARKQMLAAQQELVATE
- the ispF gene encoding 2-C-methyl-D-erythritol 2,4-cyclodiphosphate synthase, which codes for MKIRIGHGFDVHKFGGEPPLILGGVVVPFDVGLIAHSDGDVVLHAISDAILGAMALGDIGKHFPDTDAQFKGADSRVLLRHCYKLVLDLGFSLSNLDVTIIAQAPKMAPHIESIRCLLAADLQSDIGDINVKATTTEKLGFTGRKEGIAVEAVVLLAKI